One genomic region from Pempheris klunzingeri isolate RE-2024b chromosome 4, fPemKlu1.hap1, whole genome shotgun sequence encodes:
- the LOC139199550 gene encoding extracellular calcium-sensing receptor-like, translated as MHKDGDVILGGLFQVHFFSVFSDLSLNSEPQQPICHGFDVSGFRQAQTMAFAIDEINRNSNLLPNVTLGYSLYDNCLTLGIGFRAALSLVSGQEEQIILDKTCAGAPPVIGIVGDSSSSRSIAISTVLGLYRVPMVSYFATCSCLSDRQKFPSFFRTIPSDAFQVRAMIQILKHFGWTWAGLLVSDDDYGLHAARSFQSDLAPAGGGCLAYLEVLPWGNDRAELRRIVNLMKKSTARVVIVFAHESHMINIIEEVMRQNVTGLQWMASEAWTAAAVLQTPRLMPYLGGTLGIAIRRGEISGLREFFLRIRPDLHHSNDYEDNLVNRFWEFTFQCRFAPPPSGWVAAGGALCTGQEDLEDVETEFLDISNLRPEYNVYKALYALAYALDEMLQCEPGRGPFSEHSCGSLQRLEPWQLVFYLEKVNFTTPFGDQVSFDENGDALPIYDIMNWLWLPDGGAKLQNVGEVKRSAFKGEELTLHEDKIFWNFESKKPPRSVCSESCPPGTRMARKKGEPECCFDCIPCSEGKISNKTDSIKCTSCPEDFWSSPQRDHCVPKKTEFLSYHEPLGICLTAASLMGTCICAVVLGIFICHRRTPVVRANNSELSFQLLLSLKLCFLCSLLFIGRPRLWTCQLRHAAFGISFVLCISCILVKTVVVLAVFKASKPGGGASLKWFGVLQQRGTVLVLTSIQAAICTAWLVSASPAPHKNTQYHNDKIVYECAVGSTVGFAVLLGYIGLLAILSFLIAFMARNLPDSFNEAKLITFSMLIFCAVWVAFVPAYVSSPGKYADAVEVFAILASSFGLLVALFGPKCYIILLRPERNTKKAIMGRGIES; from the exons ATGCACAAGGATGGAGATGTAATTCTGGGTGGTCTGTTTCAGgtccatttcttttctgtcttttctgacCTGTCCCTTAACTCAGAGCCACAACAGCCTATCTGCCACGG TTTTGATGTTTCAGGATTCAGACAGGCCCAGACCATGGCCTTTGCTATTGATGAGATCAACAGAAACTCCAACCTGCTCCCTAATGTGACTCTGGGATACAGTCTTTATGATAACTGCCTCACACTAGGAATTGGATTCCGTGCAGCTTTGTCCTTAGTCAGTGGTCAAGAGGAGCAGATTATATTAGACAAGACCTGTGCAGGAGCCCCTCCTGTCATTGGGATTGTGGGTGATTCCTCCTCCTCACGTTCTATTGCCATCTCCACTGTCTTAGGTTTGTACCGAGTACCTATG GTGAGTTATTTTGCCACATGTTCCTGCCTCAGTGACCGGCAAAAGTTTCCATCCTTCTTCAGGACGATCCCAAGTGATGCTTTCCAG GTGCGTGCTATGATTCAGATTCTAAAACACTTTGGCTGGACTTGGGCAGGCTTGCTGGTCAGTGATGACGACTATGGACTCCACGCTGCCCGATCCTTCCAATCTGACCTGGCTCCAGCTGGTGGAGGTTGTCTTGCTTACCTTGAGGTTTTGCCTTGGGGCAATGACCGAGCTGAACTAAGGAGGATTGTGAATTTGATGAAGAAATCCACGGCTCGTGTGGTCATTGTGTTTGCACATGAAAGTCACATGATTAACATCATAGAAGAG gTGATGAGGCAGAATGTGACAGGCCTGCAGTGGATGGCCAGTGAAGCTtggacagcagctgctgtgctcCAGACCCCCCGCCTCATGCCGTACCTGGGTGGTACACTTGGCATCGCAATCCGTCGAGGAGAAATATCAGGGCTCAGGGAATTCTTCTTACGAATACGTCCCGACCTACATCATAGCAATGACTACGAAGATAACTTG gTAAATCGGTTTTGGGAATTCACATTTCAGTGTAGATTTGCACCACCTCCTTCAGGCTGGGTAGCTGCTGGGGGAGCACTATGCACTGGACAGGAAGATCTAGAGGATGTGGAGACTGAGTTCTTGGATATTTCAAACCTCAGGCCAGAGTATAATGTGTACAAGGCTTTGTATGCTCTGGCATATGCCCTTGATGagatgctgcagtgtgagccAGGGAGAGGGCCTTTTAGTGAGCACAGCTGTGGCAGTTTGCAAAGACTGGAGCCATGGCAG CTTGTGTTTTACTTAGAAAAGGTCAACTTCACCACACCATTTGGTGATCAAGTGTCTTTTGATGAGAACGGTGATGCTTTACCAATATATGATATCATGAACTGGCTGTGGCTCCCTGATGGAGGAGCTAAACTACAAAATGTGGGTGAAGTTAAGAGGTCGGCCTTCAAAGGTGAAGAACTCACACTTCATGAAGACAAAATCTTCTGGAACTTTGAATCCAAAAAG CCACCCCGGTCAGTGTGCAGCGAGAGCTGTCCTCCAGGTACCCGGATGGCCAGAAAGAAAGGGGAGCCTGAGTGCTGTTTTGACTGCATCCCTTGTTCTGAGGGAAAAATCAGCAATAAAACTG ACTCCATCAAGTGCACCAGTTGCCCAGAAGATTTCTGGTCCAGCCCCCAGCGTGACCACTGTGTTCCTAAGAAAACAGAGTTCCTCTCCTACCATGAGCCTCTGGGTATCTGTTTGACAGCTGCTTCATTGATGGGCACATGTATCTGTGCTGTTGTCCTGGGGATCTTTATTTGTCATCGCAGAACACCTGTAGTACGCGCCAACAACTCAGAACTGAGTTTCCAGCTCTTGCTATCACTTAAACTCTGTTTCCTGTGCTCACTGCTGTTCATTGGCCGCCCCAGACTTTGGACTTGCCAGCTGAGACATGCAGCATTTGGTATCAGTTTTGTACTTTGTATCTCATGCATCCTGGTGAAAACTGTGGTGGTTCTGGCTGTGTTCAAGGCCTCCAAGCCAGGAGGTGGAGCCAGTCTCAAGTGGTTTGGTGTTTTGCAGCAAAGAGGAACAGTTCTGGTTCTTACTTCTATTCAGGCAGCAATCTGCACTGCCTGGCTTGTTTCTGCCTCACCAGCTCCTCATAAAAACACTCAGTACCACAATGACAAGATAGTTTATGAGTGTGCAGTTGGGTCCACAGTAGGTTTTGCAGTGTTACTGGGCTACATTGGCTTACTGGCTATCCTCAGTTTTCTGATTGCATTTATGGCAAGGAATCTTCCAGACAGCTTCAATGAGGCCAAACTCATCACTTTCAGCATGTTGATCTTCTGTGCTGTGTGGGTGGCCTTTGTCCCTGCTTATGTTAGCTCACCAGGTAAATACGCAGATGCAGTGGAGGTATTTGCCATCCTGGCCTCCAGTTTTGGCCTCTTGGTAGCACTGTTTGGACCCAAATGCTACATAATCCTGCTGAGACCAGAGAGGAACACAAAGAAAGCGATCATGGGTCGGGGAATTGAGTCGTAA